The following coding sequences lie in one Cupriavidus sp. WKF15 genomic window:
- a CDS encoding response regulator transcription factor yields MIKVLIADDHPIVLSGMRQELAQELGMQMVGTARNSTELVRLLETTACDVIVTDYSMPGGEIGDGLPMLQILRRRYPATRIVVITMLDNPALIQSIRKAGVSVILNKADPLHHLGPAIRAAFSGRSYLPPSQQFTAEAGGTDTSGPEQKLSQRELEVLRQCAAGVSLVEIARQANRSSKTISTQKSIAMKKLGLTSGYELYQYALEHGLLPAGSSGGRKGSDRPESPGA; encoded by the coding sequence ACCACCCGATCGTGCTCAGCGGCATGCGTCAGGAACTGGCGCAGGAACTCGGAATGCAGATGGTCGGTACGGCCAGGAATTCAACGGAACTGGTCCGTCTGCTGGAAACCACGGCCTGTGATGTCATCGTCACCGATTACTCCATGCCAGGCGGTGAGATCGGCGACGGCCTGCCGATGCTGCAGATCCTGCGGCGGCGCTATCCGGCTACCCGCATCGTGGTGATCACGATGCTCGACAACCCTGCACTGATCCAAAGCATCCGCAAGGCCGGCGTCTCCGTCATCCTGAACAAGGCGGATCCACTGCATCACCTGGGGCCCGCGATCCGCGCTGCATTCAGCGGCCGGAGCTATCTGCCGCCGTCGCAGCAGTTCACCGCGGAAGCAGGGGGAACGGACACGTCCGGACCCGAGCAGAAGCTCTCGCAACGCGAACTGGAGGTGCTGCGCCAATGCGCCGCGGGCGTTTCGCTGGTGGAGATCGCGCGGCAGGCGAACCGCAGCAGCAAGACCATCAGCACGCAGAAAAGCATAGCGATGAAGAAGCTCGGGCTGACGAGTGGTTACGAGCTGTACCAGTACGCCCTCGAACACGGCCTGCTTCCTGCGGGCAGTAGCGGCGGCCGGAAAGGTTCCGACCGCCCGGAGTCCCCGGGCGCGTAG
- a CDS encoding fimbrial protein — protein sequence MNTKLFTALVIAGAAIGSPFAHASDGTITFKGQITDTTCTITTGNAGSFTVTLPNVSKTNLAAAGSTAGITGFSIALSNCNPASGNVHAFFEAGANVDPATGRLVNTDGVGSGGAANVQIGLLNPSNGSLISIGASDGAAQNSLAQPIKPDGTALLPYAAQYVATGGAAAAGSVSSSVTYILSYQ from the coding sequence ATGAATACCAAGCTCTTCACCGCACTGGTCATCGCCGGTGCTGCTATCGGTTCGCCATTCGCGCATGCGTCGGATGGCACGATCACCTTCAAGGGCCAGATCACCGATACCACCTGTACCATCACGACCGGCAATGCAGGCAGCTTCACCGTGACGCTGCCCAATGTGTCCAAGACCAACCTGGCCGCTGCCGGCAGCACCGCTGGCATCACGGGTTTCTCGATCGCGCTGAGCAACTGCAATCCGGCCAGCGGAAACGTCCATGCGTTCTTCGAAGCCGGCGCCAACGTGGATCCCGCTACGGGCCGCCTCGTCAACACCGACGGCGTAGGCAGCGGTGGGGCGGCCAATGTGCAGATCGGGCTGCTCAACCCGTCCAATGGCAGCCTGATCTCGATCGGCGCTTCCGACGGTGCGGCCCAGAACTCGCTGGCCCAGCCGATCAAGCCGGACGGCACCGCGCTGCTGCCTTATGCGGCCCAGTACGTGGCAACCGGGGGCGCGGCCGCGGCTGGCTCCGTGTCGTCGAGCGTGACCTACATCCTGTCCTACCAGTAA
- a CDS encoding fimbria/pilus periplasmic chaperone — protein MPSYILFRSRLLAAILLAVLLSLGLADATVAQASVVIAGTRVIYNARDREVTVKLTNEGPMPALVQSWLDNGDSTAAPTGISVPFMLTPPIARIDAGKGQSLRIVYTGEPLPEDRESVFWLNVLEIPPKPSAEEAGPNKLQLAFRSRIKFFYRPAGLKGEAGEAPAKLAWRLSRGEGQSVLVAHNPTPFHVSVVSVELTGGGKRAVSDLGGMVAPGESLRFTLQGNVPASADSKVRYHTLNDWGGSTDGDAALAGID, from the coding sequence ATGCCAAGTTACATTCTGTTCAGAAGTCGGCTGCTCGCCGCCATCCTGCTTGCCGTCCTGCTCTCACTGGGCCTGGCGGATGCCACCGTGGCGCAGGCGTCGGTGGTGATCGCGGGCACCCGGGTTATCTACAACGCGCGCGACCGTGAAGTCACGGTCAAGCTGACCAACGAAGGCCCGATGCCGGCCCTGGTGCAGTCATGGCTGGACAACGGCGACTCAACCGCAGCGCCGACCGGCATCAGCGTGCCGTTCATGCTGACGCCGCCGATTGCGCGTATCGATGCCGGCAAGGGCCAGAGCCTGCGCATCGTCTACACCGGAGAGCCGCTACCCGAGGATCGCGAGTCGGTCTTCTGGCTCAACGTGCTGGAGATTCCGCCCAAGCCGAGCGCGGAAGAGGCCGGGCCGAACAAGCTCCAGCTGGCATTCCGTTCGCGCATCAAGTTCTTCTATCGCCCCGCCGGCCTGAAGGGCGAGGCGGGCGAAGCCCCTGCGAAACTCGCGTGGCGCCTGTCCCGCGGCGAAGGGCAGTCCGTGCTGGTTGCGCACAACCCCACACCGTTCCACGTCTCTGTCGTGAGTGTCGAACTGACGGGCGGCGGCAAGCGTGCGGTCAGCGACCTGGGCGGCATGGTCGCCCCGGGAGAATCGCTGCGCTTCACGCTGCAAGGCAACGTGCCTGCCAGCGCCGACAGCAAGGTTCGCTATCACACCCTGAACGACTGGGGCGGCTCGACCGACGGGGACGCCGCGCTCGCCGGCATCGATTAG
- a CDS encoding fimbria/pilus outer membrane usher protein, with the protein MQVRRRHRVLPSRLCPLCVVALTLFAAEASRAATARSAQVEFNDEFLRQPGGSSLDVSRFNQGNVALPGTYHADLQVNGVWLGMAEINMRQVGTDPRNVQACLDRPLLERAGVDITRLAPESEDRLAGAAKSECLTLGELIPGATAEFDNGEQRLELSVPQSFLNRSARGYVDPRYWDDGVNAARLQYNASVYHADSAGVSSTQGYLGLNAGVNVGAWRFRHYGSLSHDAVSGNRYQSVQTSLQRSITTLRSQLVIGDAFTDGAMFDSFGFRGVQLATDDRMLPESQRGYAPTVRGIANSNARVQVRQNGNIIYETTVSPGPFEIDDLYATGYGGDLEVLVTEADGSVRASLVPYAPVVNALRPGVWRYSVISGQYRNSSVHGTPAFMQATVQHGISNLVTGYGGLLAAQDYFSLVLGMALNTSYGAFGADITHASTRLSSQPDRSGQSLRVSYSKQLAPTRTNLTLAAYRYSTSGFLNFADAVAMRAVEAATTDSLPGGIRRGRLQLTVSQSLPTGYGSLYLSGSTQDYWNRRGRDTQFQAGYNNSYGRLSYGVSAARQINLGSGRWENRVMLTLAIPLGKSPLAPYSTTSVQKDSNGVTSIQESLTGALGTDNSFTYGLNAGHSSGGGSGSSSVAANAGYISPVATLSANASTGSHYSQFGAGISGGIVAYAGGVTFMPVLGDTVAIVEAADAAGARVANANGLRLDPWGHAVVPNLMPFSRNQIEIDPKDLPLNVELRSTMQQVAPTSGAVVRVRFETGNSGQVAILRVRMADGKPLPFGAEVFEADGNLIGTVGQDGRFIARGIRREAGVLTAKWGAQEDETCSFDYVLPPDSATGRSLPRAEGMCHGGVPAVDSRNSIPENEQGARS; encoded by the coding sequence ATGCAAGTCAGAAGAAGACACCGAGTGCTCCCTTCGCGCCTGTGCCCGCTCTGCGTGGTGGCGTTGACGCTGTTTGCCGCTGAGGCAAGCCGGGCCGCGACAGCGCGATCGGCCCAGGTCGAATTCAATGACGAGTTCCTGCGGCAGCCCGGCGGGTCGAGCCTCGATGTCTCGCGATTCAACCAGGGCAACGTAGCGCTGCCGGGTACCTATCATGCCGACCTTCAGGTCAACGGCGTCTGGCTCGGCATGGCGGAGATCAATATGCGGCAGGTCGGCACGGACCCACGCAATGTGCAAGCCTGCCTCGACCGCCCGCTGCTCGAGCGTGCCGGTGTGGACATCACACGGCTTGCGCCCGAATCCGAGGATCGCCTGGCCGGGGCGGCAAAGTCGGAATGCCTCACGCTCGGGGAACTGATCCCGGGCGCCACGGCCGAATTCGACAACGGCGAGCAGCGGCTGGAGCTGAGCGTGCCGCAGTCATTCCTGAACCGCAGCGCGCGCGGCTATGTCGATCCGCGCTACTGGGACGACGGCGTCAATGCCGCGCGCCTGCAGTACAACGCCAGCGTCTATCACGCGGACAGTGCCGGGGTGTCGTCGACGCAGGGCTACCTCGGCCTGAATGCCGGCGTCAATGTCGGGGCCTGGCGCTTCCGGCACTATGGCAGCCTGTCGCACGATGCGGTCAGCGGCAACCGCTACCAGTCGGTACAGACCAGCCTGCAGCGTTCGATCACGACGCTGCGCAGCCAGCTTGTGATCGGCGATGCGTTTACCGATGGCGCCATGTTCGACAGCTTCGGCTTTCGCGGCGTGCAGCTTGCCACGGACGACCGCATGCTGCCCGAATCCCAGCGCGGGTATGCGCCGACCGTCCGCGGCATCGCCAACAGCAATGCGCGGGTGCAGGTGCGGCAGAACGGCAACATCATCTACGAAACCACGGTATCGCCGGGTCCGTTCGAGATCGACGATCTCTATGCGACCGGCTACGGCGGCGACCTGGAGGTGCTGGTGACCGAAGCCGATGGCAGCGTGCGGGCCTCGCTGGTGCCCTACGCACCCGTGGTGAACGCCTTGCGCCCCGGGGTCTGGCGCTACAGCGTGATATCGGGCCAGTACCGGAACAGCAGCGTGCACGGCACGCCGGCCTTCATGCAGGCGACGGTCCAGCACGGCATCTCCAACCTGGTCACCGGCTATGGCGGCCTGCTGGCCGCGCAGGACTATTTCTCGCTGGTGCTCGGCATGGCGCTGAACACGTCCTACGGCGCGTTCGGTGCCGATATCACGCATGCCAGCACGCGCCTGTCCAGCCAGCCCGACCGCAGCGGCCAGAGCCTGCGCGTGTCATACAGCAAGCAACTGGCTCCGACCCGTACGAACCTGACGCTGGCGGCCTACCGCTACTCCACCAGCGGCTTCCTGAACTTTGCCGACGCCGTGGCGATGCGCGCGGTGGAAGCGGCAACGACCGATTCCCTGCCTGGCGGCATCCGGCGCGGCCGCCTTCAGCTGACCGTCAGCCAGAGCTTGCCGACCGGCTATGGCAGCCTGTACCTGTCCGGCTCCACACAGGACTACTGGAACCGCCGCGGCCGGGACACCCAGTTCCAGGCCGGCTACAACAACAGCTACGGGCGGCTGAGTTATGGGGTCTCGGCAGCGCGGCAGATCAACCTCGGCAGCGGCCGGTGGGAGAACCGGGTCATGCTCACGCTCGCCATTCCGCTGGGCAAGTCGCCGCTCGCGCCGTATTCGACGACCAGCGTGCAGAAGGACTCCAACGGTGTCACGAGCATCCAGGAGTCGCTGACCGGGGCGCTGGGCACCGATAACAGCTTCACCTATGGACTGAATGCCGGCCACAGCAGCGGCGGCGGCAGCGGTTCCAGCAGCGTGGCGGCGAATGCCGGCTATATCTCGCCGGTGGCGACGCTGAGCGCCAATGCCAGCACCGGGAGCCATTACAGCCAGTTCGGCGCCGGCATCTCCGGCGGCATCGTGGCGTATGCGGGCGGCGTGACATTCATGCCTGTGCTGGGCGACACCGTCGCCATTGTGGAGGCCGCGGACGCGGCCGGCGCGCGCGTCGCCAATGCCAACGGCCTGCGGCTCGACCCATGGGGACATGCCGTGGTACCGAACCTGATGCCGTTCTCGCGCAACCAGATCGAGATCGACCCGAAGGACCTGCCGCTCAACGTGGAGCTGCGCTCGACCATGCAACAGGTCGCGCCGACATCCGGCGCGGTGGTTCGCGTACGGTTCGAGACCGGCAACAGCGGCCAGGTGGCGATCCTGCGCGTGCGCATGGCCGACGGCAAGCCGCTGCCGTTCGGTGCCGAGGTATTCGAAGCCGACGGGAACCTGATTGGAACGGTTGGCCAGGATGGGCGCTTCATCGCACGGGGAATCCGGCGGGAGGCCGGCGTGCTGACGGCAAAGTGGGGAGCGCAGGAGGACGAGACCTGCTCGTTCGACTACGTCCTGCCGCCCGATAGCGCCACCGGACGTTCCCTGCCGCGCGCCGAGGGCATGTGCCATGGCGGTGTTCCGGCGGTGGATTCAAGAAACAGCATCCCTGAGAACGAGCAAGGAGCACGATCATGA
- a CDS encoding fimbrial protein: MNQLNASAGTKTALYGLLAAIMLLASQVANAACTSTPAMPYLQAANNMAVVTTLPVGSTIPGTVRNYTFSGICDNVPPNVVPGAQIIACYYGSGTEGPDGVYSTGVPGVGIRLRNAAGQAIAHASSVWCNTTGQGLGNLNADMTYSVSVSIEFVKTGPTSGGTLDPMQTRFGFGVYQGSTAGALGGGGVNYIGFSGSAVPRPITCNVNYPATVTLQPVRAADLRPAGTSAGATPFTIGVTCDTPANVGVTFDGAPGTPVLAASSGVLGPSNAGAPGAATGVGFQVVTGGSYQPVPLQTRNDLGSIQANVPASYSYAVRYIGLNNGLPVTAGKVVSAATFTFDYQ, encoded by the coding sequence ATGAATCAGCTCAACGCCTCCGCCGGAACGAAGACGGCGCTTTACGGCCTGCTGGCGGCCATCATGCTGCTGGCATCGCAGGTGGCGAACGCGGCCTGCACGTCGACGCCGGCAATGCCATACCTGCAGGCAGCGAACAATATGGCAGTGGTCACCACTTTGCCAGTCGGCAGCACGATACCGGGCACCGTGCGCAACTACACCTTCAGCGGAATCTGTGACAACGTGCCGCCCAACGTGGTGCCCGGCGCGCAGATTATCGCGTGCTACTACGGTTCCGGCACCGAAGGGCCGGACGGGGTGTACTCGACCGGTGTGCCCGGCGTTGGCATTCGCTTGCGCAACGCGGCGGGGCAAGCCATTGCCCATGCATCGAGCGTCTGGTGCAACACGACGGGGCAGGGGCTGGGCAACTTGAACGCCGATATGACCTACTCGGTCTCGGTGTCCATCGAGTTCGTCAAGACTGGCCCGACCTCCGGCGGCACGCTGGACCCCATGCAGACGCGCTTCGGCTTTGGCGTCTATCAGGGGTCCACCGCCGGTGCGCTGGGGGGTGGCGGCGTCAACTACATCGGCTTCAGCGGAAGCGCGGTCCCGCGGCCGATCACGTGCAACGTGAACTATCCGGCGACCGTCACGCTGCAGCCCGTGCGCGCGGCGGACCTGAGGCCGGCGGGAACATCGGCAGGCGCTACGCCGTTCACGATCGGCGTCACGTGCGACACGCCGGCCAATGTCGGTGTCACATTCGACGGTGCTCCCGGCACGCCTGTGCTAGCCGCCAGCTCGGGTGTGCTTGGCCCGTCGAACGCTGGTGCACCGGGGGCTGCCACTGGCGTTGGCTTCCAGGTCGTGACCGGCGGCAGCTACCAGCCGGTGCCGCTGCAGACGCGCAATGACCTGGGTAGCATTCAGGCAAACGTTCCGGCCTCGTACAGCTATGCGGTCCGGTACATCGGCCTGAACAACGGCTTGCCGGTCACCGCGGGAAAGGTGGTCAGCGCCGCGACCTTCACCTTCGACTATCAATAG
- a CDS encoding helix-turn-helix domain-containing protein, whose protein sequence is MQAAEAPEDADALLQKLLDQQVSLPQIEGRLMQLAIDTTRGNLSSAARMLGITPPQLAYRLKKMTVRAY, encoded by the coding sequence GTGCAGGCCGCCGAAGCGCCCGAGGACGCCGATGCCCTGCTGCAAAAGCTGCTGGACCAGCAGGTGTCGCTGCCGCAGATCGAGGGGCGGCTGATGCAGCTCGCCATCGACACGACGCGCGGCAACCTGTCGTCGGCGGCGCGCATGCTGGGGATTACCCCGCCGCAGCTCGCGTATCGGCTAAAAAAAATGACGGTGCGGGCCTATTGA